From Arthrobacter sp. FW306-2-2C-D06B, a single genomic window includes:
- the fae gene encoding formaldehyde-activating enzyme: MTAVQIGESFVGDGLNAAHVNTVLGHRDGPAGTAWATALATPSAGHVPFVTVLRPSLPVKPLTLFVTKAAPANERHGNLIWGAAQAGIAAGVADALAEGTVTAEQADSHVVIAAVWVNPGADDEDAVYRNNRESARTALENGAQQLPSTAAVIEARNVPSNPFFTPRG, translated from the coding sequence ATGACTGCGGTGCAGATCGGCGAATCATTCGTAGGCGACGGCCTCAACGCGGCCCATGTGAACACGGTCCTCGGCCACAGGGATGGCCCGGCGGGCACCGCCTGGGCCACTGCCCTCGCAACGCCCAGCGCTGGACATGTCCCCTTCGTCACCGTCCTCCGGCCCTCCCTGCCAGTCAAGCCGTTGACACTGTTCGTCACCAAAGCGGCTCCCGCCAATGAGCGGCACGGCAACCTCATCTGGGGCGCCGCGCAGGCAGGCATCGCGGCGGGCGTCGCGGATGCCTTGGCAGAGGGTACCGTCACCGCGGAACAGGCGGATTCCCATGTGGTGATCGCCGCCGTCTGGGTCAACCCTGGCGCGGACGACGAAGACGCCGTCTACCGGAACAACCGCGAGTCCGCACGCACCGCCCTGGAAAACGGGGCGCAACAGTTGCCCTCAACGGCGGCCGTCATCGAGGCCCGCAACGTCCCGTCCAATCCCTTCTTCACTCCGCGAGGCTGA
- a CDS encoding TetR family transcriptional regulator C-terminal domain-containing protein, whose amino-acid sequence MAGLSKREVRRREIVAAAQAVAARDGAEGATLRAIAAEAGMAANAVLYYYGSLADITAAAVKASSDRLLAKLSEAVSADMSPTVRLAAVIRAGTTAGLDNDVSRILYEYWPHSLRDAEHRRMQNELTSAQQLIYERVIAEGVEAGEFLPVFAPPKIARTLVAQEDGLVMDVLAGNASKDYVLDLIASLAAALLGVNREVLLDHVIALPERRTQ is encoded by the coding sequence ATGGCAGGGCTCAGCAAAAGGGAAGTGCGTCGACGGGAGATCGTGGCAGCGGCGCAAGCTGTCGCCGCCCGGGATGGTGCGGAAGGCGCAACGCTGCGCGCAATAGCCGCGGAGGCCGGTATGGCCGCCAACGCCGTCCTGTACTACTACGGGAGCCTTGCCGATATCACGGCCGCCGCGGTCAAGGCTTCCTCCGACCGCCTGCTTGCAAAGCTGTCGGAGGCGGTCAGCGCCGATATGAGCCCGACTGTCCGCCTCGCCGCGGTTATTCGGGCAGGAACCACCGCAGGGTTGGATAACGATGTCTCCCGGATACTCTACGAGTACTGGCCCCACTCGCTCAGGGACGCGGAGCATCGGCGGATGCAAAACGAACTCACCAGCGCCCAACAGCTCATCTACGAAAGGGTCATTGCCGAGGGCGTGGAGGCCGGTGAGTTCCTTCCAGTATTTGCTCCGCCCAAGATCGCGCGCACCCTCGTGGCCCAGGAGGACGGGCTGGTCATGGATGTGCTGGCCGGCAATGCCAGCAAAGACTATGTGCTCGACCTGATCGCGAGTCTCGCCGCGGCCCTCCTTGGCGTCAACAGGGAGGTGCTCCTCGACCACGTCATCGCGCTACCCGAGCGGCGCACCCAGTGA
- a CDS encoding APC family permease → MSHHLPPPTAPPLAAPPPATTKGLKAGSIGIGPTVALGLAAVAPAYSLAVTLGFVVLAVGTSTPAAFLLGFLPILFTAFAFRDLNREMPDCGGVFVWISRVFGPWAGWFFGGWVPQIATFIASAALAQVATTYLLTFLGLGWAASQPVIVVAIAGGMIALSAVVAARGIELSAWLQYALIALQLVALGGFCIGAFTAMAAGSSVAGAETPVLDWFNPFASGDLSGLVHGVILCLFIYWGWDSLIAVNEETTDRKGTPGRAVVITTVILLFFYVVTATAAVGFAGTKGITDPATVSDVLSVLGPQATGGIFGQVIILAVGISALAALMTVAISTPRSWLSMGTYGALSAATTKMHPSRGTPTTSIAWWAFLSIAVTIVLASISADFIGLAILSVGLMIAAYYAVTALACVVYFSPEMRTSAPALLLKGILPGLGALLMTGAFAYSAIDMLSPEYAGLSWLGIGTVFWIGIGALALGVLVIAIIRPKLPSYFSGQTIPRGTFSTRNELQSILSTETEA, encoded by the coding sequence ATGTCACATCACCTTCCACCCCCCACCGCTCCACCCCTCGCTGCTCCGCCCCCCGCTACCACCAAAGGACTGAAAGCCGGATCGATCGGCATCGGCCCAACAGTGGCCTTGGGGCTCGCCGCGGTTGCCCCGGCGTACAGCCTTGCCGTAACCCTCGGCTTCGTTGTCCTCGCAGTGGGGACGAGCACGCCCGCCGCGTTCCTTCTGGGGTTCCTGCCCATCTTGTTCACGGCCTTCGCGTTCCGGGACCTCAACCGGGAAATGCCCGACTGCGGCGGAGTTTTCGTCTGGATCTCACGAGTGTTCGGGCCGTGGGCCGGCTGGTTTTTCGGTGGTTGGGTGCCTCAGATCGCCACCTTCATCGCCAGTGCGGCCCTGGCCCAGGTAGCCACGACATACCTCCTCACCTTTCTGGGGCTGGGCTGGGCGGCCTCCCAACCCGTAATCGTCGTCGCCATCGCGGGCGGGATGATCGCCCTCAGTGCTGTTGTGGCAGCCAGGGGCATCGAATTATCCGCCTGGCTCCAGTACGCACTGATTGCCTTGCAGCTGGTTGCCCTAGGCGGGTTCTGCATTGGAGCCTTTACCGCCATGGCCGCCGGCAGTTCAGTAGCCGGTGCGGAGACGCCGGTCCTGGACTGGTTCAATCCCTTTGCCTCCGGCGATCTTTCCGGCCTGGTCCACGGCGTCATCCTGTGCCTGTTCATCTACTGGGGCTGGGATTCGCTCATAGCGGTCAATGAGGAAACGACCGATCGCAAAGGCACACCCGGGCGGGCCGTGGTCATCACCACCGTGATCCTGCTGTTCTTCTACGTCGTGACCGCGACCGCCGCCGTCGGATTTGCCGGGACCAAGGGGATCACGGATCCGGCGACCGTCTCGGACGTCCTGTCCGTGCTCGGTCCACAAGCCACCGGCGGCATCTTCGGACAGGTCATCATTCTCGCCGTCGGGATCTCGGCATTGGCGGCCCTGATGACCGTCGCGATCAGCACTCCCCGGTCCTGGCTGAGCATGGGAACGTACGGCGCGCTGTCCGCAGCCACAACGAAGATGCATCCCTCCCGGGGGACACCCACCACGTCAATCGCCTGGTGGGCCTTCCTGAGCATTGCCGTGACAATAGTGCTCGCATCGATCAGCGCCGACTTCATCGGCCTCGCCATTCTTTCAGTCGGCCTGATGATCGCCGCATACTACGCCGTAACCGCACTGGCCTGTGTGGTCTACTTTTCCCCCGAGATGCGCACTTCAGCGCCTGCCCTCCTGCTCAAGGGCATCCTCCCTGGCCTGGGTGCCCTCCTGATGACTGGTGCGTTTGCGTACAGCGCCATCGACATGTTGTCACCCGAATACGCGGGGCTCTCCTGGCTTGGCATCGGAACGGTGTTCTGGATCGGAATCGGGGCCCTCGCCCTGGGCGTCCTGGTCATCGCGATCATCCGCCCGAAACTGCCTTCCTACTTTTCCGGACAAACGATCCCCAGGGGAACCTTCTCCACCCGAAACGAATTGCAATCCATACTCAGCACCGAAACCGAGGCATAA
- a CDS encoding ABC transporter permease: protein MNDSFFSDFGLFLTKRSADIAESATQHLVVVLVSLLIATVVGVGIGVLVWNKPISRSVAIAGAGVGLTIPSMALLALLIPVLGLGWTPTIVGLAFYALLPIIRNTVVGLREVPPAVSESALGMGMGTVKTLFRVQLPMAWPVVLTGVRVSAQLSMGIAAIAAYVGGPGLGGMIFKGLSSLGSKNALNFAVVGTVGVIVLALLLDAAFVAIRRLTTSRGLRV, encoded by the coding sequence TTGAACGACTCGTTCTTCTCGGACTTCGGTTTGTTCCTCACAAAGAGATCGGCAGACATCGCCGAATCCGCCACCCAGCATCTTGTGGTTGTTTTGGTTTCCTTGCTGATCGCCACGGTAGTCGGCGTCGGCATCGGAGTGCTTGTCTGGAACAAGCCGATCAGCCGCTCGGTAGCCATTGCCGGTGCAGGCGTCGGCCTGACGATCCCATCCATGGCCTTGCTCGCGCTGCTCATCCCGGTCTTGGGCCTCGGCTGGACCCCCACCATCGTGGGACTCGCCTTTTATGCGCTGCTGCCCATCATCCGCAACACGGTTGTTGGACTGCGCGAGGTCCCACCCGCGGTCTCCGAATCCGCCCTCGGAATGGGAATGGGAACAGTAAAGACGCTGTTCCGGGTGCAGCTGCCCATGGCATGGCCCGTCGTCCTTACCGGCGTGCGGGTCTCCGCGCAGCTCTCCATGGGAATCGCCGCGATTGCCGCCTATGTGGGCGGACCAGGCCTGGGCGGAATGATCTTCAAAGGCTTGTCCAGCCTTGGTTCAAAGAATGCCCTCAACTTCGCCGTCGTCGGAACCGTCGGCGTCATTGTTCTCGCCCTGCTGCTGGATGCAGCGTTCGTTGCCATCCGCCGCCTCACTACCTCAAGGGGACTTCGTGTCTGA
- a CDS encoding carbon-nitrogen hydrolase family protein, with translation MRVLSIAAIQTKPVPYDVEATWERFAAQAETAKHLGPGVDVIVAPELLLAAPGEFLIPDPDGETRSAGPIPSQLTHRISALARRLGVWLVPGSLLETDGGNTYNTAIAVSPEGEIVARYRKLFPWRPFETTTPGDSFVTFDIPGRGRVGLAICFDGSFPEVSRQLAWLGAEVIIQPTLTTTRDREMEIVMSRANAFANQVYVVNVNGADPSAVGESVIVDPEGTIMQQARGGEEILFAVLDLDRVTQVRRYGTLGINRPWSQLQDQQGILAYPMFGGAHFQPPSWTTSGMDDPRANQFSSSAS, from the coding sequence ATGCGAGTCCTTTCCATTGCGGCAATCCAGACGAAGCCCGTTCCCTACGATGTCGAAGCAACGTGGGAACGGTTTGCCGCCCAGGCCGAAACCGCCAAGCACCTCGGCCCTGGAGTCGATGTCATCGTCGCACCCGAACTGCTGCTCGCAGCGCCCGGGGAATTCCTGATCCCGGACCCGGACGGCGAGACGCGTTCAGCCGGGCCCATCCCAAGTCAACTCACACATCGCATTTCCGCTCTGGCCCGCCGCCTGGGAGTCTGGCTCGTACCCGGATCCCTCTTGGAAACAGACGGGGGAAACACCTACAACACGGCAATCGCAGTTTCCCCTGAAGGCGAGATCGTTGCCCGATACCGGAAGCTCTTTCCGTGGCGTCCGTTCGAAACCACCACTCCCGGCGACTCGTTCGTGACTTTCGACATCCCTGGCCGCGGACGGGTGGGCCTCGCCATCTGCTTCGACGGGAGCTTTCCGGAAGTATCCCGGCAGCTGGCATGGCTGGGCGCAGAAGTCATCATCCAGCCCACCCTCACCACAACCCGAGACAGGGAAATGGAAATCGTGATGTCGCGAGCCAACGCCTTCGCGAACCAGGTATACGTGGTCAACGTCAACGGCGCCGACCCATCGGCTGTGGGAGAAAGTGTCATCGTCGATCCGGAAGGCACCATCATGCAGCAGGCCAGGGGAGGCGAAGAGATCCTCTTTGCCGTCCTGGACCTCGACAGGGTCACGCAGGTCCGGCGCTACGGCACACTCGGCATCAACAGGCCTTGGTCGCAGCTCCAGGACCAACAAGGAATCTTGGCCTACCCCATGTTCGGCGGAGCGCATTTCCAGCCGCCTTCGTGGACCACTTCCGGCATGGACGATCCACGCGCGAACCAATTCAGCTCCTCGGCTTCCTGA
- a CDS encoding ABC transporter permease → MTAQATLDLATAFGTASNRRGKYFAVKRFGTPVVIVLALLALFLWLGSLSLDSIEQRTLNWQYLQDRTFEHLRLTVVASAIVAVIAIPAGIALSRIHSRTVHAVVFGIANVGQSTPAIGLVILLAIVWKLGFEVALVGLVAYSVLPVLRNTLVGLEQVDSSLTEAARGMGMHPLQVLTRIELPLAIPVIVGGLRTALVFCVGVATVATFINAGGLGDMIVNGLKLQRWPVLITGAVVVSCIALAIDWIAGLAEDLLKPKGL, encoded by the coding sequence ATGACAGCCCAGGCCACCTTGGATCTTGCCACGGCCTTCGGAACGGCATCCAACCGGCGAGGGAAGTACTTCGCCGTCAAGCGCTTCGGCACCCCGGTTGTCATCGTGCTCGCGTTGCTCGCGCTGTTCTTGTGGCTCGGATCGCTTTCCCTGGACTCAATCGAACAACGGACCCTGAACTGGCAATACCTCCAGGACCGCACCTTCGAGCACTTGCGGTTGACGGTTGTCGCGTCAGCGATTGTCGCCGTCATTGCCATCCCGGCCGGCATCGCGCTGAGCCGTATCCACTCAAGGACTGTCCACGCGGTGGTGTTCGGCATTGCCAACGTCGGCCAGTCCACTCCGGCAATCGGCTTGGTGATCCTGTTGGCCATTGTCTGGAAGCTCGGCTTCGAAGTGGCCCTCGTCGGCCTCGTGGCCTACTCCGTCCTGCCCGTCCTGCGGAACACCCTCGTGGGCCTGGAACAAGTGGACTCGAGCCTCACTGAAGCGGCCCGGGGAATGGGCATGCACCCCCTCCAGGTCCTTACCCGGATCGAGCTGCCCCTGGCGATCCCGGTGATCGTGGGCGGCCTGCGCACCGCCTTGGTGTTCTGCGTCGGGGTGGCCACAGTGGCCACCTTCATCAACGCCGGTGGCTTGGGCGACATGATCGTCAACGGCCTCAAACTCCAGCGTTGGCCCGTGCTCATCACCGGAGCCGTAGTGGTTTCCTGCATCGCCCTGGCCATCGACTGGATCGCGGGGCTGGCCGAAGACCTGCTCAAACCCAAAGGCCTCTGA
- a CDS encoding ABC transporter ATP-binding protein — MSETILRPAAGARIVLKDVTKTYPGQAGPAVDSFSMDIAPGELIMFVGPSGCGKTTTMKMINRIIEPTSGSITIDGEDILSLNPNELRRRIGYVIQQIGLFPHMTIAENISVVPKLLGWDKNKTQARVEELLSVVELDPKVFASRYPRQLSGGQQQRVGVARALAADPPVMLMDEPFGATDPITREKLQSEFLRLQEKLSKTIVFVTHDFDEAVRLGDRIAVLSERSQIEQFDTPANILAHPANDYVSQFVGHGAALKRLGLIPVNQATLGPTVAVRGAIEVSLTDSLRDALDALVLSGGTPVAVVNAHGRAVGSIDIQKISAVLGAEVLPDALAGGTLSGARP; from the coding sequence GTGTCTGAAACAATCTTGCGTCCGGCAGCCGGCGCCCGGATCGTCCTCAAAGACGTCACCAAGACATATCCCGGCCAGGCCGGACCCGCCGTCGATTCCTTTTCCATGGACATCGCTCCAGGCGAGTTGATCATGTTCGTTGGCCCCTCGGGTTGCGGCAAGACCACCACCATGAAGATGATCAACCGAATCATTGAGCCGACGTCTGGATCGATCACCATCGACGGCGAAGACATCCTCTCGCTGAACCCCAACGAGCTCCGCCGGCGGATCGGTTACGTGATCCAGCAAATCGGCCTGTTCCCGCACATGACCATCGCCGAGAACATCTCCGTGGTCCCCAAGTTGCTCGGCTGGGACAAGAACAAGACCCAAGCCCGCGTCGAAGAGCTGCTCTCCGTCGTCGAACTTGACCCCAAGGTGTTCGCTTCCCGCTACCCGCGCCAGCTATCCGGCGGCCAGCAGCAGCGGGTGGGCGTGGCACGGGCCCTGGCTGCGGATCCGCCCGTCATGCTCATGGACGAGCCCTTTGGCGCAACGGACCCCATCACCCGCGAAAAGCTGCAGAGCGAATTCCTCCGCTTGCAGGAAAAGCTGAGCAAGACGATCGTCTTCGTGACCCACGACTTCGACGAAGCGGTCCGGCTCGGCGATCGCATCGCTGTCCTGTCCGAGCGCTCGCAGATTGAGCAATTCGACACCCCGGCGAACATCCTGGCACATCCGGCCAACGACTACGTCTCGCAGTTTGTCGGACACGGCGCGGCCCTCAAACGCCTGGGGCTAATCCCGGTGAACCAAGCCACGCTCGGCCCCACCGTCGCTGTCCGCGGTGCCATCGAGGTCAGCCTCACCGACTCGCTCCGTGACGCGCTGGATGCCCTGGTCCTCTCCGGCGGGACCCCAGTTGCAGTAGTCAACGCGCATGGCCGGGCTGTCGGCTCCATCGACATCCAGAAGATCTCCGCCGTCCTGGGGGCCGAAGTCCTCCCCGACGCATTGGCCGGCGGAACGTTGAGCGGAGCCCGGCCATGA
- a CDS encoding glycine betaine ABC transporter substrate-binding protein: MKKPVLALLATGVVAALSLTACGGSASSSTDTAKGKELDGLTGVFGAKDFSEQFILSNIASQVLNAHGAKTTTNTKVVGSANVRTAFETGQFAGYWEYTGTSWITYNKQTTPIKDKKEMFDAVKATDAKKGIAWLDPAPLNNTYAFAIREDKAKELNIKSLSDIAKLPAKEQTFCMESEFSTRDDGWPGLKKAYGLSPDAKVSMLDTGVIYTATQKGQDCNFGEVFETDGRISALKLQVMQDDKQFFPIYQGALTIKADMLAKYPAIADIMAKVSPKLTTEVMQKLNAKADVDGDDPDKIASDWLKSEGLI; the protein is encoded by the coding sequence ATGAAGAAACCAGTACTCGCACTCCTGGCCACCGGCGTCGTTGCCGCCCTGAGCCTGACCGCATGTGGCGGCTCCGCGAGCTCATCCACGGACACGGCCAAGGGCAAAGAGCTCGACGGACTGACCGGCGTCTTTGGAGCCAAGGACTTCTCCGAGCAGTTCATCCTGTCAAACATCGCAAGCCAGGTGCTCAACGCCCACGGCGCCAAGACCACTACCAACACCAAGGTGGTTGGTTCCGCCAATGTCCGTACGGCTTTCGAAACCGGCCAGTTCGCGGGCTACTGGGAGTACACGGGCACGTCCTGGATCACGTACAACAAGCAGACCACCCCGATCAAGGACAAGAAGGAAATGTTCGACGCCGTGAAGGCCACCGACGCCAAAAAGGGCATCGCATGGTTGGACCCGGCGCCGTTGAACAACACCTATGCCTTCGCTATCCGCGAGGACAAGGCCAAGGAGCTCAACATCAAGTCCCTTTCCGACATCGCGAAACTGCCGGCCAAGGAGCAGACCTTCTGCATGGAAAGTGAATTCTCCACCCGCGACGACGGCTGGCCCGGGCTGAAGAAGGCCTACGGCCTCAGTCCCGACGCGAAGGTCTCGATGCTGGACACCGGCGTCATCTACACCGCCACCCAGAAGGGCCAGGACTGCAATTTCGGTGAAGTCTTCGAAACCGACGGCCGAATCTCGGCACTGAAGCTCCAGGTCATGCAGGACGACAAGCAGTTCTTCCCGATCTACCAGGGCGCCCTCACCATCAAGGCGGACATGCTCGCCAAGTACCCCGCCATCGCGGACATCATGGCTAAGGTCTCCCCGAAGCTCACCACCGAGGTCATGCAGAAGCTCAATGCCAAGGCCGACGTCGATGGAGACGATCCGGACAAGATTGCCAGCGACTGGCTGAAGTCGGAAGGACTGATCTAG
- a CDS encoding IclR family transcriptional regulator, with protein MSDSNASAAPRPARRNSSGLRRDLELLEILGSPESVAASGLGVSKVAEIAGRDKAQVSRTLATLAEAGLVDRDPDSLLYSLGYGLYALAARTAEARMVSASTPFLKRVSAATHETTHLCVLRGGTVLTLKSEMSNHTYRALGWEGVSVDAWGTSSGRVLVSDWDATALRDWYDTNAAKASELQDLSPLALEAGQGQPGHRPNKIQSFEDLCAEISLIRRRGYAVVDEEFELGVVGVSAPVYDFKKRIVAAFNVSAPKQRFGRHLEQAGALAAKVAMEFSASLGAPLG; from the coding sequence GTGAGTGACTCAAATGCTTCAGCTGCCCCCCGCCCTGCGCGGCGCAATTCATCCGGCCTGCGGCGCGATCTGGAGCTTCTGGAAATCCTGGGCTCCCCGGAGTCGGTGGCCGCCTCCGGATTGGGCGTGAGCAAGGTCGCCGAAATCGCGGGCCGGGACAAGGCCCAGGTGTCCCGGACGCTTGCCACCCTCGCAGAGGCCGGCCTGGTCGACAGGGACCCGGATAGCCTCCTGTACAGCCTTGGATACGGGCTCTACGCCTTGGCCGCGCGGACCGCGGAAGCCAGGATGGTCAGTGCTTCGACTCCGTTCCTCAAGCGCGTCTCGGCAGCCACCCACGAAACCACGCACCTCTGCGTGCTGCGTGGCGGCACTGTGCTTACTTTGAAGAGTGAGATGTCCAACCACACGTACAGGGCACTCGGCTGGGAAGGCGTCAGCGTTGACGCGTGGGGCACATCCTCCGGCCGCGTGCTGGTCAGTGACTGGGACGCCACAGCCCTTCGCGATTGGTATGACACCAACGCCGCCAAAGCCTCGGAATTGCAGGATCTCTCCCCCCTGGCGTTGGAAGCAGGGCAAGGCCAACCCGGCCACCGGCCCAACAAGATCCAGAGTTTCGAGGACCTTTGCGCCGAAATTTCCCTGATTCGCCGGCGCGGCTATGCAGTGGTGGACGAAGAGTTCGAACTAGGAGTGGTGGGCGTTTCAGCTCCTGTCTACGACTTCAAGAAACGGATCGTAGCGGCGTTCAATGTCAGTGCCCCGAAGCAGCGCTTCGGCCGCCATCTGGAGCAGGCCGGGGCTCTGGCGGCGAAAGTGGCAATGGAGTTCTCGGCATCACTGGGTGCGCCGCTCGGGTAG
- a CDS encoding aldehyde dehydrogenase — MTATKNDWIQRAGAQRPSTGLYIDGGFRDARSGETFPTVSPRDGSVTARVAAAGEQDVDDAVVAAHRSFEAGAWSKTDRRHRQQVLTRLSELILENLEELALLESTDSGHPISDALAVDVPSCARTFRWYAEALDKVYDDVAPTPRNALALISREPLGVIGAVVPWNYPLIISAWKVAPALAAGNSVVLKPSEQTSLSALRLAELATEAGVPDGVFNVVPGLGHVAGATLGRHPLVDKITFTGSPEVGRYFQRYASESNGKQVALELGGKSPQVVLHDVGDIAACASAVAWGIFYNAGQTCHGGSRLLVDERVHDELLEEVIKVGRSLQLGDPLDPATQIGAIVDERQLESILGYYRVAESEGITVASGGTRIRPSGVENGYYLEPTVLDRVNNSGRIGQEEIFGPVLAVSTFRGAAEGVRMANDSKYGLAASVWTQDITKAHTVARELRAGTVWVNTFDVADIITPFGGFKESGFGRDRSLHALDAYSALKTTWINLGDAALDDA, encoded by the coding sequence ATGACAGCAACGAAGAACGACTGGATCCAGAGGGCTGGCGCCCAGCGCCCTTCCACTGGTTTGTACATCGACGGCGGCTTCCGCGACGCCCGAAGCGGCGAAACGTTCCCCACGGTCTCGCCCCGCGACGGCTCGGTCACCGCCCGCGTCGCGGCAGCCGGGGAGCAGGACGTTGACGACGCCGTCGTCGCCGCGCACCGCTCCTTCGAGGCCGGTGCGTGGTCCAAGACCGACCGGCGCCACCGCCAACAGGTCCTCACGCGGCTCTCCGAACTCATCCTGGAGAACCTCGAGGAACTCGCCCTCCTGGAATCCACGGACAGCGGCCACCCGATCAGCGACGCGCTCGCCGTCGACGTGCCAAGCTGCGCCCGGACCTTCCGCTGGTACGCGGAAGCCCTCGACAAGGTGTACGACGACGTCGCGCCCACTCCGCGCAACGCGCTCGCCCTCATCTCGCGGGAACCGCTCGGCGTGATCGGCGCCGTCGTTCCGTGGAACTACCCGCTGATCATCTCCGCCTGGAAAGTGGCCCCGGCCCTGGCAGCCGGGAACTCCGTCGTACTCAAGCCTTCCGAACAGACGAGCCTCAGCGCCCTGCGCCTTGCCGAGCTGGCCACAGAGGCCGGTGTCCCGGACGGCGTGTTCAACGTCGTTCCCGGCCTGGGACACGTGGCCGGAGCCACCCTGGGCCGCCACCCGTTGGTCGACAAAATCACCTTCACCGGATCCCCGGAGGTGGGCAGGTACTTCCAGCGTTACGCCTCCGAATCCAACGGCAAGCAGGTGGCGTTGGAGCTCGGCGGAAAGTCCCCCCAAGTGGTGCTGCACGACGTCGGCGACATCGCAGCGTGCGCGTCCGCCGTCGCATGGGGCATCTTCTACAACGCCGGCCAGACCTGCCACGGCGGCTCCCGCCTCCTCGTAGACGAGCGTGTGCACGACGAACTCCTCGAAGAAGTCATCAAGGTGGGCCGTTCCCTGCAGCTCGGCGACCCGCTGGACCCTGCAACGCAGATCGGCGCCATCGTCGACGAGCGCCAGCTGGAGAGCATCCTGGGCTACTACCGCGTCGCCGAGTCCGAGGGCATCACGGTCGCCAGCGGAGGCACCCGGATCCGTCCGTCCGGCGTCGAAAACGGCTACTACCTGGAGCCCACGGTCCTGGACCGCGTCAACAACTCCGGGCGCATCGGCCAGGAGGAAATCTTCGGGCCGGTCCTAGCCGTCAGCACGTTCCGCGGCGCCGCGGAGGGCGTCCGGATGGCCAACGACAGCAAGTACGGACTCGCGGCAAGTGTCTGGACGCAGGACATCACGAAGGCACATACCGTGGCCCGCGAATTGCGCGCCGGCACCGTGTGGGTGAATACCTTCGACGTCGCAGACATCATCACTCCCTTTGGCGGCTTCAAGGAATCGGGTTTCGGCAGGGACCGTTCTCTGCACGCCCTTGACGCATACTCCGCCCTGAAAACCACATGGATCAACCTGGGCGACGCAGCCCTGGATGACGCCTGA
- a CDS encoding mandelate racemase/muconate lactonizing enzyme family protein: MKITAIRLTRMVLPLDPPFNAAWDPVPRTTFPATLVEVETDEGITGVGSGDTMDGFEAYEHLFIGTDPLAILNQVRRIETINFHGGRYWPLEAALWDIIGKVAELPVAILFGGARNKLLAYASSGELKAPAARAESALAAKDRGFKAMKIRIARDHLEEGVESVRAAREAVGSDFDLMVDLNQMWRMSGDIEPALELAKVHKLATQLAELDVRWLEEPLPQSDIKGAQRVREQTGIQVSGGEMVRSMPEMMALIEADAYDIYQPDVALAVGMYRARQVAETANLKHRFFTPHTWSNGLGLLANLHVAAGVDAGPYLEFPYDPPGWTPERRDFFMEPLDIDADGALRVPDLPGLGAVIDYDAVKKYSV; this comes from the coding sequence ATGAAGATCACCGCCATCCGGCTGACCCGCATGGTTCTGCCCCTCGACCCGCCCTTCAACGCAGCGTGGGACCCCGTACCGCGTACCACGTTCCCGGCCACGCTCGTGGAAGTGGAAACAGACGAAGGCATCACTGGCGTTGGCTCGGGCGACACCATGGACGGGTTCGAGGCCTACGAGCACTTGTTCATCGGCACGGATCCGCTGGCCATCCTCAACCAGGTCCGCCGCATCGAAACCATCAACTTCCATGGCGGCCGCTACTGGCCTTTGGAAGCGGCGCTCTGGGACATCATCGGCAAGGTGGCCGAGCTGCCCGTGGCCATTCTTTTCGGGGGAGCGCGCAACAAACTGCTGGCCTACGCCTCTTCCGGCGAACTCAAGGCCCCTGCTGCCCGGGCCGAATCCGCGCTCGCTGCCAAGGACCGCGGCTTCAAGGCGATGAAGATCAGGATCGCCCGGGACCACCTTGAGGAAGGCGTGGAATCCGTCCGTGCGGCCCGGGAAGCCGTCGGCAGCGATTTCGACCTCATGGTGGACCTCAACCAGATGTGGCGCATGAGCGGCGACATCGAACCGGCTCTGGAGTTGGCGAAGGTCCACAAGCTCGCAACGCAGTTGGCCGAATTGGATGTCCGCTGGCTCGAGGAGCCGCTGCCGCAATCCGACATCAAGGGTGCCCAGCGTGTTCGCGAGCAGACCGGCATCCAGGTTTCGGGCGGAGAAATGGTCCGGAGCATGCCCGAGATGATGGCACTCATTGAAGCCGACGCCTACGACATCTACCAGCCCGATGTCGCTCTGGCTGTAGGCATGTACCGGGCCCGGCAAGTGGCCGAGACCGCCAACCTCAAGCACCGCTTCTTCACTCCGCACACCTGGAGCAACGGACTGGGCCTGCTGGCCAATCTGCACGTAGCCGCCGGCGTGGACGCGGGGCCATACTTGGAATTCCCCTACGATCCGCCCGGCTGGACTCCCGAACGACGCGACTTCTTCATGGAGCCGCTGGACATCGACGCCGACGGTGCGCTCCGCGTACCCGACCTTCCGGGCCTGGGCGCCGTCATCGACTACGACGCCGTCAAGAAGTACTCGGTCTAA